From the Pangasianodon hypophthalmus isolate fPanHyp1 chromosome 17, fPanHyp1.pri, whole genome shotgun sequence genome, one window contains:
- the snrnp35 gene encoding U11/U12 small nuclear ribonucleoprotein 35 kDa protein, producing MNEWSALAKVYDPLKAGSIDSTDVEPHDRAIWRAMNAHYRPNKAVTGDPQLTLFVARLNKKTSEEDLHIAFSKFGDIRRLRIVRDAVTGFSKGYAFVEYKEERSLMRAWRDGNKMVVDQHELFVDFEQERTLQGWIPRRLGGGLGGKKESGQLRFGGRDRPFRRPINLPGAMPRPGDRWRDGDGGREERQRDERRDTSPGWEREHGRQRNRRDEWERGNERGGRDYHKDRRDSRRYRDRSSERESNRGKDERRYRDSYRNSDKR from the coding sequence atgaatgagTGGAGTGCTCTGGCGAAAGTCTACGACCCCCTCAAGGCTGGCAGCATCGACAGCACGGATGTCGAGCCCCATGACCGGGCCATATGGCGGGCGATGAATGCCCATTACCGGCCCAATAAAGCTGTAACGGGTGACCCACAACTCACACTGTTTGTCGCGCGGCTCAACAAAAAGACATCCGAAGAAGACCTTCACATCGCTTTCTCCAAATTCGGTGACATCCGCAGACTGCGGATTGTCCGGGACGCTGTGACCGGCTTCTCCAAGGGCTACGCTTTTGTGGAGTACAAAGAGGAACGCTCTCTAATGAGAGCGTGGAGAGACGGCAACAAGATGGTGGTAGACCAGCATGAGCTCTTTGTGGATTTTGAGCAGGAGCGCACGCTGCAGGGCTGGATACCGCGGCGGCTCGGTGGTGGCCtgggaggaaagaaagagtCGGGCCAGCTGAGGTTCGGCGGCAGGGACAGACCGTTCAGGAGACCCATAAACCTGCCTGGTGCAATGCCCAGACCAGGTGACCGGTGGAGAGACGGAGATGgcgggagagaggagagacagagagatgagaggagagacaCGTCTCCGGGCTGGGAGAGAGAGCACGGGCGACAACGGAATCGGAGGGACGAATGGGAACGAGGGAACGAGCGAGGTGGTAGGGATTACCATAAAGACAGGAGGGACTCCAGACGATACAGGGACAGGAGTAGCGAGAGAGAATCCAACCGAGGAAAAGATGAAAGGAGATATCGGGACTCGTACAGAAATTCGGATAAAAGATGA